A single Arachidicoccus sp. BS20 DNA region contains:
- a CDS encoding M13 family metallopeptidase, translated as MRKLIFSASIAALTVVSCNNNQSAKPDILAANIDTTIRPQDDFFDYANGAWLKKNDIPGDETEWGIGNLVDSELYERKRKINEDAVKNPQGDIAKKIAAFWKTGMDTTSLETQTVSVLQPQLDLIDSVKDVKTLLAVSAALDKIGVGSLFGSYVGQDDKNSSAEAFQLYQGGLGLPNRDYYFNTDARTTKIRNAYIPHIQKILMITGEDSTTAKSSAQQIFNLEKTLAASCRKLADLRDPYKNYNKFSVSGFAKQTSNIDWQSWLQNIGINHLDSLIVGQPEFFKALNKELAVAPIKVWKEYLKYHLLSSLGTFVNTKFDEENFDFGGKIMSGVTVQRPRWKRVLDWEEGSVGEALGQLFVKKYFDSTAKKRYSDLVEDIRAALKERIEKLDWMSDSTKQKALYKLSKMNKKVGYPDKWKDFSAMEIKDQPFVKNIIAANLWWHNYEIEKLGKPVDREEWDMTPQTYNAYYNPSNNEIVLPAGMFTVPGMRDNELDDAFVYGYAGASTIGHEMTHGFDDQGRLYDAEGNLTNWWSKEDEEQFKKRAAVIINEFNGFNPVDTSHINGAATTGENIADLGGVLLGWDAFTKTQAYKDNKTIAGLTPAQRFFLGYAYSWMYKERPERLARQLMTDVHSPAKYRVIGPFENVDAFYKTYNIKPGDKMYIADSLRVRIW; from the coding sequence ATGCGAAAGCTCATCTTTTCTGCCTCAATAGCAGCACTTACTGTTGTTTCTTGCAACAATAACCAAAGTGCTAAACCCGATATTCTTGCTGCAAATATCGACACCACAATCCGTCCGCAAGATGATTTTTTTGATTATGCCAACGGCGCGTGGCTTAAAAAAAATGATATTCCCGGCGATGAAACCGAATGGGGAATTGGAAACTTAGTGGACAGCGAATTGTATGAACGCAAAAGAAAGATAAATGAAGACGCTGTAAAAAATCCGCAAGGTGATATCGCGAAAAAAATTGCCGCATTCTGGAAAACCGGAATGGACACGACGTCGCTTGAAACGCAAACTGTGTCTGTATTGCAGCCGCAACTCGATTTAATTGATTCAGTCAAAGATGTAAAAACTTTGTTGGCAGTTTCGGCGGCTTTGGATAAGATTGGTGTCGGTTCTTTGTTCGGTTCTTACGTTGGACAGGACGATAAAAACAGCAGCGCAGAAGCGTTTCAACTTTATCAGGGCGGATTAGGTTTGCCCAACCGCGATTATTATTTCAACACTGATGCGCGCACCACAAAAATCCGTAATGCCTATATCCCGCACATTCAAAAAATACTGATGATTACGGGCGAAGATTCAACCACTGCAAAAAGTAGCGCGCAGCAAATTTTTAATCTTGAAAAAACGCTTGCAGCATCCTGCCGAAAGCTGGCAGATTTGCGCGACCCATATAAAAATTATAACAAATTTTCCGTGAGTGGTTTTGCGAAGCAAACATCCAATATCGATTGGCAGAGTTGGTTGCAAAATATTGGCATCAATCATTTGGATTCATTGATTGTGGGTCAGCCGGAATTTTTTAAGGCATTAAACAAAGAACTTGCAGTTGCGCCAATCAAGGTGTGGAAAGAGTATCTGAAATATCATTTGCTTAGCAGTTTGGGAACTTTTGTGAATACCAAATTCGATGAAGAAAATTTTGACTTCGGCGGAAAAATTATGAGTGGCGTTACAGTGCAAAGACCAAGGTGGAAGCGCGTTCTGGATTGGGAAGAAGGTTCTGTGGGCGAAGCTTTGGGGCAATTATTTGTAAAAAAATATTTTGACTCAACGGCAAAGAAACGCTATTCCGATTTGGTGGAAGATATTCGCGCAGCGTTAAAAGAAAGAATAGAAAAACTCGATTGGATGAGCGATTCTACCAAGCAAAAAGCTTTGTATAAATTAAGCAAAATGAACAAGAAAGTAGGCTATCCCGACAAGTGGAAAGATTTTTCTGCCATGGAAATCAAAGACCAGCCTTTCGTAAAAAATATTATCGCGGCAAATCTTTGGTGGCACAATTATGAAATCGAAAAGCTCGGTAAACCGGTTGATAGAGAGGAGTGGGACATGACGCCGCAAACATACAATGCGTACTACAATCCATCGAACAACGAAATAGTTTTGCCTGCCGGAATGTTTACCGTTCCGGGAATGCGCGACAATGAATTAGATGATGCTTTTGTTTACGGCTACGCCGGTGCATCTACCATCGGACACGAGATGACGCACGGCTTTGACGACCAGGGCAGGCTGTATGATGCGGAAGGAAATTTAACCAACTGGTGGTCGAAAGAAGATGAAGAACAGTTCAAAAAACGTGCGGCTGTTATCATCAATGAATTTAATGGTTTTAACCCTGTGGATACATCGCACATCAACGGCGCTGCTACAACGGGCGAAAATATTGCCGACCTCGGCGGCGTGTTGCTTGGCTGGGATGCCTTTACAAAAACGCAGGCGTATAAAGACAATAAAACTATTGCCGGATTGACACCTGCGCAACGTTTCTTTTTAGGCTACGCATACAGCTGGATGTACAAAGAAAGACCTGAAAGACTCGCGCGACAGTTGATGACCGACGTACATTCGCCGGCAAAATATCGTGTAATCGGACCGTTTGAAAATGTGGATGCTTTCTATAAAACCTACAACATAAAACCCGGCGATAAAATGTATATTGCGGACAGTTTGAGAGTGAGGATTTGGTAG
- a CDS encoding polyprenyl synthetase family protein, with protein sequence MYSFEELLKLYTAKFNTPHFPEEPQNLYEPAEYFLGIGGKRMRPVACLMGNELFDEINEDCWKIANAIELFHNFTLMHDDIMDDASLRRGKQTVFARNGANAAILSGDVMLIRAYEYLSEINPELLQPVLALFNKTAREVCEGQQYDMDFEKAENVSLDAYIEMIQLKTSVLLAASLEMGAIVGGATKNNREHIYEFGKNLGIAFQIQDDYLDCFGNPEKFGKEVGGDIRRNKKTFLLIKALEKVSGAQKAELARLLVNDENDKVEKVLAIYKEVGVDNWAKDLLQQYAGKAMQHLDNIVVVKARKKHMKEFAEYLLQREY encoded by the coding sequence ATGTATTCTTTCGAAGAATTATTAAAATTATATACAGCAAAATTTAATACGCCCCATTTTCCCGAAGAACCGCAAAACTTGTACGAACCTGCGGAATATTTTCTCGGCATTGGCGGCAAAAGAATGCGTCCTGTTGCATGTTTGATGGGCAATGAGTTGTTTGATGAAATCAATGAAGATTGTTGGAAAATAGCCAATGCTATTGAGCTGTTTCACAATTTTACCTTGATGCACGACGATATTATGGACGATGCTTCGTTGCGGCGCGGCAAGCAAACCGTTTTCGCCCGCAACGGCGCGAATGCAGCCATTCTCAGTGGCGATGTGATGCTGATTCGTGCGTATGAATACTTGAGTGAAATCAATCCCGAATTGTTACAACCTGTTCTTGCTCTGTTTAACAAAACGGCGCGCGAAGTATGTGAAGGACAGCAATACGATATGGATTTTGAAAAAGCCGAAAATGTATCGCTTGACGCGTATATCGAAATGATACAACTAAAAACTTCGGTATTGTTGGCGGCGAGTCTGGAAATGGGAGCAATCGTTGGCGGTGCAACAAAGAATAACCGTGAGCATATTTACGAGTTTGGGAAAAATTTGGGTATCGCCTTTCAGATACAGGATGATTATCTTGATTGCTTCGGCAACCCTGAAAAATTCGGTAAAGAAGTCGGCGGCGACATTCGCAGAAACAAGAAAACTTTTTTATTGATTAAAGCATTGGAAAAAGTTTCCGGCGCGCAAAAAGCTGAATTGGCGAGGCTTTTAGTCAATGACGAAAATGATAAAGTGGAAAAAGTTTTAGCTATCTATAAAGAAGTCGGCGTGGACAATTGGGCAAAAGATTTATTGCAACAATACGCCGGTAAAGCCATGCAGCATTTGGATAATATTGTTGTAGTGAAAGCGCGTAAGAAACACATGAAAGAGTTTGCGGAATATTTGTTGCAAAGAGAATATTAG
- a CDS encoding STM3941 family protein produces MNRIEIYTSRKKAILLLIAALLFAIGGTYMFINAETFSKYPLILVKSFSAFTVLFFGLGVFVSIWMLLKNRLALTIDENGLTIYSMFNSQFIDWNSIKNFVVKNMGRSQKFIVIELKNPHGWMRQERSAFKRKTMQFSMNLVDSPLSLSSDSMQISSESLLSLLNENLGKYQNKTFLHKQ; encoded by the coding sequence ATGAACAGAATTGAAATTTATACAAGTAGAAAGAAAGCCATTTTACTTTTAATCGCGGCATTACTCTTTGCAATAGGTGGGACTTATATGTTCATCAATGCAGAAACTTTTTCCAAATATCCTTTGATTTTGGTAAAATCATTTTCCGCCTTTACAGTTTTGTTTTTCGGTTTAGGAGTTTTCGTATCAATTTGGATGCTGCTGAAAAACAGATTAGCATTAACAATTGATGAAAATGGTTTAACAATATATAGCATGTTTAACTCACAGTTTATTGATTGGAATTCAATAAAAAATTTTGTTGTAAAGAATATGGGGAGAAGTCAAAAATTTATAGTGATAGAACTAAAAAATCCACATGGTTGGATGAGGCAAGAAAGAAGCGCCTTTAAGAGAAAAACAATGCAATTTAGTATGAACTTAGTTGATTCCCCTTTAAGTCTTAGTTCAGATAGTATGCAAATCAGCTCAGAGTCTCTATTGAGTTTATTAAATGAAAATTTAGGAAAGTATCAAAATAAAACTTTTCTTCATAAACAATAA
- a CDS encoding amino acid permease: MSNSLFRKKSIETIQRDYDKGLEDGHPMGLKKVLGVRDLTFMGVAAVIGAGIFSTIGTAAFQGGPGVIFLFMITAITCGFTALCYAEFASRVPVSGSAYTYSYVTFGEIVAWIIGWALILEYAIGNIVVAISWSAYFNHLLEGFGVHLPDWLTIGYQTAKIKYDAAFAAGQPLTDLVYTNAPTIGGIKFIINLPAFIIVVLITILAYIGISESKKSANFMVGLKLVVLAFIVAFGFYLILHEGTTSNWTPFLPNGMDGVLKGVSSVFFAYIGFDAISTTAEECANPRRDMPRGMLYSLLICTVIYILVALVITGLVNYKEFDGVSDPLAYVFNKINMQKIGLIIAVSAVVASTSVLLVFQIGQPRIWMSMSRDGLLPKQFSQVSKKFKTPAFATIMTGLLVGIPALFIDDVLMTDLTSIGTLFAFVLVCSGVLALPQIKKDGDKFRLPYINGKWIIPLLAIIFIYLFKGRLQAAFSNLGTENYEEILFLIFVVVLIVAAILSFVKNYSLIPILGALCCLYLMISIPPKSWLVFFGWMALGLLIYFIYGRKKSRLRE, from the coding sequence ATGTCCAATTCTCTATTCCGCAAAAAATCCATCGAAACCATCCAGCGCGATTACGACAAAGGTTTGGAAGACGGTCATCCAATGGGACTGAAAAAAGTGCTTGGCGTGCGCGACCTTACATTTATGGGTGTTGCAGCCGTAATTGGTGCAGGTATTTTCTCAACCATTGGTACGGCTGCATTTCAGGGCGGTCCGGGTGTAATTTTTCTGTTCATGATTACGGCAATCACTTGCGGTTTCACGGCTTTGTGTTATGCAGAGTTTGCGTCGCGCGTACCAGTTTCCGGAAGCGCCTATACTTATTCGTATGTAACGTTCGGCGAAATTGTTGCATGGATTATTGGCTGGGCATTGATTCTTGAATATGCCATTGGAAATATTGTTGTCGCTATTTCATGGAGCGCGTATTTTAATCATTTGCTGGAAGGCTTTGGTGTGCATTTGCCCGATTGGCTTACGATTGGTTATCAGACCGCGAAAATCAAGTACGACGCGGCTTTTGCGGCAGGACAACCTTTGACCGATTTGGTTTATACAAATGCGCCAACTATTGGAGGCATCAAATTTATCATTAATCTTCCTGCATTTATTATTGTTGTGTTGATTACAATTTTGGCATACATCGGCATTTCCGAAAGCAAGAAGAGTGCGAATTTTATGGTTGGATTGAAATTGGTAGTGTTGGCTTTCATCGTTGCTTTCGGTTTTTACTTAATTCTTCACGAAGGAACGACAAGCAATTGGACGCCTTTTTTGCCTAACGGAATGGATGGCGTACTGAAAGGTGTTTCTTCCGTATTCTTTGCTTACATTGGGTTTGACGCGATTTCAACTACGGCAGAAGAATGCGCCAATCCGCGCAGAGATATGCCGCGCGGAATGTTGTATTCATTGCTGATTTGTACGGTCATTTATATTCTCGTTGCATTGGTCATAACAGGATTGGTTAACTATAAAGAATTTGACGGTGTGAGTGACCCGCTGGCGTATGTGTTCAATAAAATCAATATGCAGAAGATTGGGTTGATAATTGCTGTGAGCGCAGTAGTTGCGAGTACAAGTGTGTTGCTGGTTTTTCAAATAGGACAACCGAGAATCTGGATGAGCATGAGCCGCGACGGATTACTGCCGAAGCAATTCTCACAAGTAAGCAAAAAGTTTAAAACGCCTGCATTTGCGACAATCATGACAGGGTTGCTCGTAGGTATTCCTGCGTTGTTTATTGATGATGTGTTGATGACGGATTTAACGAGTATCGGAACATTGTTTGCATTTGTGTTGGTTTGCAGCGGCGTGTTGGCTTTACCGCAAATCAAAAAGGACGGCGACAAATTCAGATTGCCTTACATCAACGGAAAATGGATCATTCCTTTGCTCGCAATCATTTTTATTTATCTCTTCAAAGGCAGGCTGCAAGCGGCTTTCAGCAATTTAGGAACAGAAAATTATGAAGAAATTTTATTCTTAATTTTTGTCGTAGTGTTGATTGTTGCCGCAATATTGAGCTTTGTAAAAAATTATTCATTAATTCCCATTCTCGGTGCGTTGTGTTGCTTGTATTTAATGATTTCCATTCCGCCGAAAAGCTGGCTCGTATTCTTTGGCTGGATGGCTTTGGGGCTGTTGATTTATTTTATTTATGGAAGAAAGAAAAGCAGATTGAGAGAATAG
- a CDS encoding DoxX family protein, with protein sequence MSSTQLHQDNQLRKFFDLWVCIYVLVFILTAQFFPRQPFYEKFVSQIGRVFFHKENLQKVFNGSGDTTFDYVLVFTNLVVSYILSLIILCIDYKRKNYKQFHLFTIVIARYYVAYTLFVYGIMKLFFGQFSGYNPLALDEHFGNMSPMGVLWNFMGASPVYEFISGLLETIGGLLLLFRRTKTFGALFSMAVMLNVALLNYLYNVPVKILSTHIVLLCAFILTYEWRVLFAFFVKHKNEKLDYNKTLVKNKWLQIALRIAKILLIVYVLKGMVKSNYDWYLYESKRNEERSLYVCTQFVLNDKDTIPIDATKHDSIRWNKMVVWDSQTLYVVKNNDSLRKFSLKTDTINKALDIKNQDATQAAFFVYQNINDTLFLYGRINNVPAYLVLQKKNYRLPNAKFHWINEMPNNK encoded by the coding sequence ATGTCTTCAACTCAATTACATCAGGATAATCAGCTAAGAAAATTCTTTGATCTTTGGGTTTGCATCTATGTTTTAGTATTTATACTTACTGCTCAGTTTTTTCCGCGTCAGCCTTTTTACGAAAAATTTGTCAGTCAAATCGGAAGGGTATTTTTTCATAAAGAAAATTTACAAAAAGTATTCAACGGAAGCGGCGATACTACTTTCGATTATGTTCTGGTATTTACAAATCTTGTTGTTTCATATATTCTAAGCCTGATTATTTTATGCATCGATTATAAGAGAAAAAATTATAAACAGTTCCATTTATTTACAATCGTGATTGCGCGCTATTATGTGGCGTACACGCTGTTTGTTTATGGAATTATGAAGTTATTCTTCGGACAATTTTCCGGCTACAATCCTTTAGCACTTGATGAACATTTCGGCAATATGAGTCCGATGGGCGTTCTATGGAATTTTATGGGAGCATCGCCGGTTTATGAATTTATTTCGGGATTATTAGAAACTATTGGCGGCTTGTTACTGCTTTTCAGAAGAACAAAAACTTTTGGCGCTTTATTTTCAATGGCAGTAATGCTCAATGTTGCGCTCCTGAATTACTTGTACAATGTTCCCGTAAAAATACTTTCTACACATATAGTGTTACTTTGTGCTTTCATACTCACTTATGAATGGCGCGTATTATTTGCTTTTTTTGTTAAACATAAAAATGAAAAATTAGATTACAACAAAACACTTGTCAAAAATAAATGGTTGCAGATTGCTTTAAGAATCGCAAAAATTTTACTAATTGTATACGTATTAAAAGGCATGGTCAAAAGCAATTACGATTGGTATTTGTATGAAAGTAAAAGGAACGAAGAGAGAAGCTTATATGTGTGTACTCAATTTGTTTTGAATGATAAGGATACAATTCCCATTGATGCGACTAAGCATGATTCTATAAGATGGAATAAAATGGTAGTGTGGGATTCGCAAACATTGTATGTGGTAAAGAATAATGATTCTTTGAGAAAATTTTCTCTAAAAACAGACACAATCAATAAAGCCTTGGATATTAAAAATCAAGATGCGACACAGGCTGCATTCTTCGTGTACCAGAACATTAACGATACACTTTTTTTATATGGTAGAATAAATAATGTACCGGCATATCTTGTTCTTCAAAAGAAAAATTATCGTTTACCCAATGCGAAATTTCATTGGATAAATGAAATGCCAAATAATAAGTAG
- the murB gene encoding UDP-N-acetylmuramate dehydrogenase: MVQTNISLKPYNSFGIDVSAEWFAAFSSADELRNLLKKSKNENKLIIGGGSNILFTKDVQGYVLKNELKGIELVNEDENYFYVKANGGEVWHEFVLHCIENNYAGVENLSLIPGCVGASPMQNIGAYGVEIKDVFHELEALSIEDFSVQKFSGKDCAFGYRESVFKRKLKNKFIILNVTYRLNKRPKFNIEYGAIKQELEKMDVQDLSIQNISQAVINIRQSKLPNPKEIGNAGSFFKNPAVSEVHYLALKEKYPNIPAYEILNSSDKKIAAGWLIEQCGWKGFRENNYGVHSLQALVLVNYGGASGKDIYNLSGKIIESVKEKFGVELEREVNII, from the coding sequence ATGGTTCAGACTAATATTTCTCTGAAACCCTATAACTCTTTCGGCATCGATGTTTCAGCCGAATGGTTTGCTGCGTTTTCGAGCGCGGATGAACTCAGAAACTTGTTGAAAAAAAGTAAAAATGAAAACAAATTAATCATCGGCGGTGGCAGCAATATTTTGTTTACAAAAGACGTGCAAGGCTATGTATTGAAGAACGAACTTAAAGGAATCGAATTGGTAAATGAAGACGAAAATTATTTTTACGTAAAAGCAAATGGGGGAGAAGTATGGCATGAATTTGTGTTGCATTGTATAGAAAATAATTACGCCGGCGTAGAAAATTTAAGCCTCATTCCCGGCTGCGTTGGCGCATCGCCCATGCAAAACATCGGCGCTTACGGCGTGGAAATAAAAGATGTTTTTCACGAGCTGGAAGCATTGTCTATAGAGGATTTCAGCGTACAAAAGTTTTCCGGTAAAGATTGTGCATTTGGTTACAGGGAAAGCGTTTTTAAAAGAAAACTAAAAAATAAGTTTATCATTTTAAATGTAACTTATCGCTTGAACAAGCGCCCGAAATTTAATATCGAATACGGCGCCATCAAACAGGAATTGGAAAAAATGGATGTGCAGGATTTATCTATTCAAAATATTTCGCAAGCTGTGATTAATATTCGCCAAAGTAAATTGCCCAATCCAAAAGAAATAGGAAATGCAGGAAGTTTCTTTAAAAATCCTGCCGTCAGCGAAGTGCATTATCTTGCTTTAAAAGAAAAATATCCCAACATTCCTGCGTATGAAATTCTAAATTCATCCGACAAAAAGATTGCCGCAGGCTGGCTCATTGAGCAATGCGGCTGGAAAGGTTTTCGTGAAAATAATTACGGTGTTCATTCGCTGCAAGCCTTGGTATTAGTGAACTACGGCGGTGCAAGCGGGAAAGACATTTACAATCTCTCCGGAAAAATTATCGAAAGCGTAAAAGAAAAATTTGGTGTTGAATTGGAAAGAGAAGTGAATATAATTTGA
- a CDS encoding putative porin, with product MFALLFCGSVFAQINQLNRFSNGSNYQTDNQGRPMPKQQPGSDSLKLRDKNEDSITISYHYFDSSLIHQIDSSINDFGTRLLIPFTSTDLGNIGSPTESLLFTPYMKPGWNAGFHSMDPYRLTLNNTKVYSATRPYSVLGYMLGQRGEQYIDVLHTQPRAKGNVNFTFEYRLLNAPGAFTNQNNANSNLRVNIAINSANKRYKSNFIVIRNSMQAAINGGLVDPASLDNLALGNTLEAVTRLGSGNTASSNPFNASVATGDIFKDVTLYLRQSFDLGQKDSIMKNDTVVYRLFYPRLRFEHSIKFTNYNYSYIDKSPVADDYLEYYQFIAPSDTINFHDNWKELTNEFALYTYPVKKNSNQYLKLYIDEQSLSGKLGNTFQQKYNNIFAGAQYRNTTRNKKWDIDANGALYLAGNYSGNYFAGISLQRDFGKKIGSLQLGFQNVNQTPAYIFNSSAGTSLAFGDSTQVNTSSHSGFPVIAASDFKNQNITKAYAVLYVPSVNMKLLGNYYLYKNYTYFKDYFTAAQNSSPFNLLQIGIEKETRLGKFFHWYIEAYAQQKAGDVPLHVPALMMRNRLSFEGNFFQNLYIATGIEARYISPYKPDGYSPFTGQFYYQDDERISNRPDISFYVNFRIKRFKFFAEYTNLNTVNWGQNGFGFNHYNFVAPNYPALGLWLRVGIWWTFIN from the coding sequence ATGTTCGCGCTGTTATTCTGCGGCAGCGTGTTTGCGCAGATTAACCAACTTAATCGTTTCAGCAATGGTTCTAATTATCAAACTGACAATCAGGGAAGACCAATGCCGAAACAACAACCCGGCAGCGATTCGCTTAAGTTGAGAGATAAGAATGAAGATTCTATTACTATTTCATATCACTATTTCGATTCATCGTTAATTCATCAAATTGATAGCTCGATTAATGATTTTGGAACTCGCTTACTGATTCCGTTTACTTCAACTGATTTGGGAAATATTGGTTCGCCTACCGAATCATTATTATTTACGCCTTATATGAAACCCGGATGGAATGCAGGTTTTCATTCGATGGACCCATATAGATTGACGCTTAACAATACGAAAGTATATTCGGCTACACGACCATATTCTGTACTTGGTTATATGCTTGGACAAAGAGGCGAACAGTATATTGATGTATTGCACACGCAGCCGCGTGCCAAAGGAAATGTAAATTTTACTTTTGAATACCGTTTGTTGAACGCGCCGGGAGCATTTACCAACCAGAATAATGCAAACAGCAATTTAAGGGTAAATATCGCGATCAACAGCGCCAATAAAAGATATAAATCCAATTTCATTGTTATCCGAAATAGTATGCAGGCTGCTATTAACGGAGGTCTGGTTGACCCGGCGAGTTTGGACAACCTGGCGCTTGGAAATACATTGGAAGCCGTTACCCGCCTGGGAAGCGGCAATACAGCATCAAGCAATCCATTTAATGCGTCGGTAGCAACGGGCGATATTTTCAAAGATGTAACGCTTTACCTGCGCCAGTCTTTTGACTTGGGACAGAAAGATTCTATTATGAAAAACGATACTGTGGTATATCGTTTGTTTTATCCGCGTTTAAGGTTTGAACATTCTATAAAATTTACAAACTATAATTATAGTTATATTGATAAAAGTCCTGTTGCTGATGATTATTTGGAGTATTACCAGTTCATCGCACCTTCGGATACTATTAATTTTCACGATAACTGGAAAGAACTGACAAACGAGTTTGCTCTATACACTTATCCCGTGAAAAAAAATTCCAACCAGTATTTAAAGTTATACATCGATGAACAGTCGTTAAGCGGAAAGTTGGGAAATACTTTTCAGCAGAAATACAACAACATATTTGCAGGTGCGCAATACCGCAATACAACGCGCAACAAAAAGTGGGATATTGATGCAAACGGTGCGCTTTATCTTGCGGGAAATTATTCGGGGAATTATTTTGCCGGAATCAGCTTGCAGCGCGACTTTGGGAAGAAAATCGGTTCGCTACAATTAGGCTTTCAGAACGTGAATCAAACGCCTGCATATATCTTCAATTCCTCCGCCGGAACGTCTTTGGCATTTGGCGACAGCACACAAGTGAATACATCTTCGCATTCGGGTTTTCCTGTAATTGCCGCAAGCGATTTCAAAAATCAAAATATTACAAAAGCCTATGCAGTATTATATGTTCCGTCGGTCAATATGAAGCTATTGGGGAATTATTATTTATATAAAAATTATACTTATTTCAAGGATTATTTTACGGCGGCACAGAACAGTTCTCCATTTAACTTGCTGCAAATTGGTATTGAAAAAGAAACACGTTTGGGCAAATTTTTTCATTGGTACATAGAAGCGTATGCGCAGCAAAAAGCAGGAGATGTGCCGTTGCACGTTCCTGCGCTGATGATGCGAAACAGACTTTCGTTTGAGGGCAACTTCTTTCAGAATTTATATATCGCAACGGGTATTGAAGCGCGATATATTTCGCCATATAAACCCGATGGTTATTCGCCGTTTACCGGACAATTTTATTATCAGGATGATGAACGCATCAGCAACAGACCCGATATTTCTTTCTATGTGAATTTCAGAATCAAGCGCTTTAAATTCTTCGCAGAATACACCAATCTGAACACCGTAAACTGGGGACAAAACGGTTTTGGGTTTAATCATTATAATTTTGTTGCGCCCAATTATCCGGCGCTTGGATTGTGGTTGCGCGTAGGAATTTGGTGGACGTTTATTAACTAA
- a CDS encoding NAD(P)/FAD-dependent oxidoreductase — translation MNTTSARKIVIIGAGFAGLKLARKLVNANYDVTIIDTHNFHQFQPLFYQVASARLEPSAISFPLRKIFQNKRNINIRIGKIRNIDTQQQKVYTDDSEYAYDYLVIATGCTNNYFGNKNIEANAFPMKSTPQAIALRNKILLNFESSLAEKTSETKAPFLNIVIVGGGPTGVELAGALAEMKNKILPKDYPLIDFSQLKVYLIEGSGSTLSAMSEQSQKYSRMYLEQMGVTIWTGIHVNDYDGKVVTLEDGRTLPSKTLIWAAGVTGNVPNGIPKESVTRGNRIIVNEFHEAKDLPNVFVIGDVSYMETKEWQKGHPQLANVANAQAENLVHNLKNALKGAPRKAFTYKNPGTMATIGKRKAVVDLPKFHFHGRFAWFVWMSLHLMLILGVRNKFLIFVNWMFNYFTNDSTLRVILLPSKKQAQLGQEYEELTT, via the coding sequence ATGAATACAACCTCAGCAAGAAAAATCGTTATCATAGGCGCAGGTTTCGCAGGGTTGAAACTCGCCAGAAAACTTGTGAATGCGAACTATGATGTTACCATTATAGACACGCACAACTTTCATCAGTTTCAGCCTTTATTTTATCAGGTGGCGTCTGCAAGGCTTGAACCGTCTGCAATTTCTTTTCCACTAAGAAAAATTTTTCAAAATAAAAGGAATATCAATATCCGCATTGGAAAAATCAGAAATATTGATACGCAGCAGCAGAAAGTCTATACCGATGACAGCGAATATGCTTACGATTATCTTGTGATAGCAACAGGTTGTACCAATAATTATTTCGGCAATAAAAATATTGAAGCCAATGCGTTTCCCATGAAATCTACGCCGCAGGCAATTGCTTTGCGTAACAAGATATTGCTGAATTTCGAATCGTCTCTCGCTGAAAAAACTTCCGAAACAAAAGCGCCGTTTTTAAATATTGTTATTGTCGGCGGTGGTCCTACAGGCGTAGAACTGGCTGGTGCCTTAGCCGAAATGAAAAATAAAATTTTGCCGAAAGATTATCCGTTGATTGACTTTTCTCAGCTGAAAGTTTATCTCATTGAAGGAAGTGGCAGCACACTCTCCGCAATGAGTGAACAATCGCAAAAATACTCACGCATGTATTTGGAACAAATGGGTGTAACCATTTGGACTGGTATTCATGTTAACGATTACGACGGCAAAGTGGTAACGCTGGAAGATGGAAGAACACTGCCATCCAAAACATTGATTTGGGCGGCAGGCGTTACAGGCAATGTGCCGAACGGCATTCCGAAAGAATCTGTTACACGCGGCAACAGAATCATTGTAAACGAGTTTCACGAAGCGAAAGATTTACCCAATGTTTTTGTGATAGGTGATGTTTCTTATATGGAAACAAAGGAATGGCAAAAAGGACATCCGCAGTTGGCAAATGTAGCAAATGCCCAAGCCGAAAACCTTGTGCACAATTTAAAGAATGCATTGAAAGGCGCACCACGAAAGGCTTTCACATACAAGAATCCCGGAACAATGGCAACAATCGGAAAACGGAAAGCAGTTGTGGACTTGCCTAAATTTCATTTCCACGGACGTTTTGCATGGTTCGTATGGATGTCGTTACACCTGATGTTGATACTCGGCGTGCGGAACAAATTTTTGATTTTTGTCAATTGGATGTTTAATTATTTTACCAACGATTCCACACTTCGCGTTATATTGCTGCCGTCCAAAAAACAAGCACAGCTGGGACAAGAATATGAGGAATTAACTACTTAA